The following are encoded in a window of Esox lucius isolate fEsoLuc1 chromosome 14, fEsoLuc1.pri, whole genome shotgun sequence genomic DNA:
- the LOC109616625 gene encoding complement C1q tumor necrosis factor-related protein 3-like, with translation MKCVVSVLVLLFSCLPGAWPQQDRDDSVKNIQETCQPDIHTVLREMTASMAEQRTELKQTQAQLQTLLDQLKTTESQMEEVRKQNREQSNVAFAASLGVRGNTGPFNTDTTVAYRNIFTNTGNAYNSNTGIFTAPVRGLYYFSFSGCNQSSKPMGLQLFKNGVKQVTVYNHAGGTTYETSTNGITLELYVGEQVYIRLLANTWLADSENNHNTFIGHLLFPLI, from the exons ATGAAGTGTGTTGTATCTGTGCTAGTGTTGCTGTTTTCCTGTCTACCTGGGGCATGGCCTCAGCAAGACAGGGATGATAGTGTGAAAAACATTCAAGAAACATGTCAACCTGACATCCATACTGTTCTGAGAGAGATGACTGCTTCCATGGCAGAGCAGAGAACAGAGCTgaaacagacacaggcacagctGCAAACTTTACTGGACCAACTGAAAACCACTGAAAGCCAAATGGAGGAAGTAAGAAAACAGAATAGAG AGCAGTCAAATGTGGCCTTTGCAGCATCTTTGGGAGTGCGTGGAAATACTGGACCCTTCAACACAGATACTACGGTGGCCTACAGAAACATCTTCACCAACACTGGCAACGCTTACAAttcaaacacag GGATCTTCACAGCACCAGTGAGAGGACTTTACTACTTTAGCTTCTCCGGTTGTAACCAATCCTCCAAACCAATGGGTCTGCAGCTGTTTAAGAATGGGGTCAAGCAGGTCACTGTGTACAACCATGCTGGAGGAACCACCTATGAGACTTCCACCAATGGGATCACACTGGAACTGTATGTGGGAGAACAGGTCTACATCCGCCTACTGGCTAATACATGGCTTGCTGATAGTGAGAAcaaccacaaca